In Luxibacter massiliensis, the genomic stretch TTCATTACAATCCATTTGCTTATATACGGTCTGAAAAAGATATCCTGAAGCTGGTTACAACAATTATTGTTAATACCAAAGGCGAAGGGGAAAAAGCTTCCGAAGATTTTTGGGTGAAAGCAGAGAAGCTGTTGTACACGGCATTGATTGCTTTTATCTGGTATGAAGGGGAGGAAGAGGAAAAGAATCTGAATACCCTTCTGGATCTTTTGAATGAAAGCGAAACCCGTGAAGAGGATGAAACTTACCAGAATCCAGTGGATATGATGTTCCAGGAACTGGAAGAAAGAGATCCGCAGCACTTTGCGGTCAGACAGTATAAAAAATACAAAATGGCGGCTGGCAAAACAGCCAAAAGTATTCTTATTTCCTGTGGTGCGAGGCTGGCACCATTTGATATAGCAGAACTTCGTGAGATCATGTCTTATGATGAAATGGAACTGGATAAGATCGGGGACAGGAAGACAGCCTTGTTTTTGATTATGTCCGATACAGATACAACATTTAACTTTGTGATTGCCATGTTACAGTCACAGCTTTTCAATCTGCTTTGTGACAAAGCAGATGATGAATATGGTGGAAGACTGCCAGTTCATGTGCGTGTCATTGCTGATGAGTTTGCCAATATTGGACAAATTCCTCAGTTTGACAAGCTGATTGCAACCATCCGAAGCAGGGAAATCTCTGCTTCTATTATTTTGCAGTCACAGAGTCAGCTAAAGGCAATGTATAAGGATAGTGCAGATACTATTCTGGGTAACTGTGATACCACACTATTTCTTGGAGGAAAAGAGAAAACTACTTTAAAGGAAATGAGCGAGCTTCTGGGTAAGGAAACCATTGACCTGTATAACACTTCGGAGACGAGGAGTAATCAGAAGTCTTTTGGATTGAATTACCAGAAAACAGGTAAACAGCTGATGACTGAAGATGAGATTGCAGTCATGGATGGAGGAAAATGTATCCTGCAGATCCGTGGTGCCAGACCATTTTTCTCGGACAAATATGATATCACGAAACACAAAAACTATCGGCTTCTTGCAGATGAAAACGAGAAGAACCGGTACAAAGTTGAGAAAGAGTTAAATCCGCAGTATACACCGAAATCTGAAGAAGAGGTGGAAGTAATTCATGTAGAACTGTCGGAGTAACCTTGGGAATGAACAGAAAATAATGAGGAAAGGAATAACTGACACTAGGTGCACCGGCTTTTTAGTCGGTGTATTTTCGTTCCCGCAAACACCTGAAAGAAGTCAGTTTTGGTGAATGTATATGGCATTTTTTAGCAGTGCAATTACAACTTTAAAAACTCTTGTAGTCGCAATCGGCGCAGGTCTTGGCGTGTGGGGTGTCGTAAACCTTCTGGAAGGATATGGAAACGACAATCCCGGTGCTAAGAGCCAGGGCATCAAACAGCTTATGGCTAAGTAGATGTAATCAAGAAAAGAAAGGAAAAGCACAATCCAGACGGAACCGGCGGTTGTGTCAAGAAATGTTTGTGGAATGGCAAGAACTTTGATATAATGGGAACAGGAAC encodes the following:
- a CDS encoding VirD4-like conjugal transfer protein, CD1115 family, with the translated sequence MQKWKNKIRVRLSALDKKKLVLTNIPYILTAFYTNRASFLYRNSLGEDIGNKLLYAMEHADRILTGLQPSFNWRDMLTGIVAAVILKLLVWQKQSDAKKLRKGIEYGSARWGNAEDIKPYMSEDPWMNIPLTATEALTMESRPKQPKYARNKNIVVIGGSGSGKTRFFVKPSVMQMNCSMVITDPKGTLIEECGKMLAKGPPKKDKNGNIMKDKSGKVVHEPYVIKVLNTINFSKSLHYNPFAYIRSEKDILKLVTTIIVNTKGEGEKASEDFWVKAEKLLYTALIAFIWYEGEEEEKNLNTLLDLLNESETREEDETYQNPVDMMFQELEERDPQHFAVRQYKKYKMAAGKTAKSILISCGARLAPFDIAELREIMSYDEMELDKIGDRKTALFLIMSDTDTTFNFVIAMLQSQLFNLLCDKADDEYGGRLPVHVRVIADEFANIGQIPQFDKLIATIRSREISASIILQSQSQLKAMYKDSADTILGNCDTTLFLGGKEKTTLKEMSELLGKETIDLYNTSETRSNQKSFGLNYQKTGKQLMTEDEIAVMDGGKCILQIRGARPFFSDKYDITKHKNYRLLADENEKNRYKVEKELNPQYTPKSEEEVEVIHVELSE
- a CDS encoding Maff2 family mobile element protein encodes the protein MAFFSSAITTLKTLVVAIGAGLGVWGVVNLLEGYGNDNPGAKSQGIKQLMAK